One genomic region from Terriglobus aquaticus encodes:
- the def gene encoding peptide deformylase: MIYPIVKYPDPVLAQKAETVTAFDADLRKLVDDMWESMYAAEGIGLAAPQIGILKRITVIDVSFGKEPDQKLVLINPEIISREGGKTHEEEGCLSLPDIRDKVSRDASVVVRAQDIDGNWFEVSGAELLGRAMQHELDHLDGVLFIDRLSRLKRDLTLRKIRKAIRNGEW; this comes from the coding sequence ATGATTTACCCGATCGTGAAGTATCCCGACCCCGTCCTCGCGCAAAAGGCGGAGACCGTTACCGCTTTCGACGCGGACCTGCGCAAGCTGGTCGACGACATGTGGGAGAGCATGTACGCCGCGGAGGGCATCGGCCTGGCCGCGCCACAGATCGGCATCCTCAAGCGCATCACCGTGATCGACGTCTCCTTCGGCAAGGAACCCGACCAGAAGCTCGTCCTCATCAACCCGGAGATCATCTCCCGCGAGGGCGGCAAGACCCACGAGGAAGAGGGCTGCCTTTCGCTGCCCGACATCCGCGACAAGGTCTCCCGCGACGCCAGCGTGGTCGTGCGCGCGCAGGACATCGACGGCAACTGGTTTGAGGTCAGCGGCGCCGAGCTGCTGGGCCGCGCCATGCAGCACGAGCTCGACCACCTGGACGGCGTCCTCTTCATCGACCGCCTTAGCCGCCTCAAGCGCGACCTGACCCTGCGCAAAATCCGCAAGGCCATCCGCAACGGCGAGTGGTAA
- the aroC gene encoding chorismate synthase → MLRFATAGESHGEALVALLSGMPAGVPVDETFVARELWRRQQGYGRGGRMRIETDTAHILSGVRHGATIGAPIALTIANRDWKNWEEILPVGAGDPAKHKAVASPRPGHADLPGALKYNFRDARYVLERASARESSARVAAGSLAKLLLRELGVEVLSHVVRVGAVELTRGYQWEEIVSSTARETVLLNCIDPEVEQQMKGEVDRALRTGDTVGGVFEVVAHGVPVGIGTHANWDERLDGLLAQAVMSLQAVKAVELGRGVTAAESMGSTVHDAISYADEANGSGTRFTRERNNAGGIEGGISNGEDVTVRGYLKPISTLRRPLGSVSFESREPVKAAYERSDVCVVPAAGVAAEAMVALTLARLMLEKFGGDSLQETSRNLKSYREQLAAY, encoded by the coding sequence TTGCTGCGATTTGCGACAGCCGGAGAAAGCCATGGAGAAGCGCTGGTCGCACTCCTCAGCGGCATGCCCGCCGGCGTTCCTGTGGATGAGACGTTTGTGGCGCGCGAACTGTGGCGCCGCCAGCAGGGCTACGGCCGCGGCGGTCGCATGCGCATCGAGACGGACACAGCCCACATCCTCAGCGGCGTTCGTCACGGCGCAACCATTGGAGCCCCCATCGCCCTCACCATCGCCAACCGCGACTGGAAGAACTGGGAAGAGATCCTGCCCGTAGGCGCGGGCGACCCAGCGAAGCACAAGGCTGTGGCCAGTCCGCGCCCCGGCCACGCCGACCTGCCCGGCGCGCTCAAGTACAACTTCCGCGACGCCCGCTACGTTCTGGAACGTGCCAGCGCCCGCGAAAGCTCCGCCCGCGTCGCCGCCGGTTCGCTTGCCAAGCTGCTCTTGCGTGAACTCGGCGTGGAGGTGCTCTCGCACGTAGTCCGCGTCGGTGCCGTCGAGCTTACGCGCGGCTACCAGTGGGAAGAAATCGTCAGCAGCACCGCCCGTGAGACCGTCCTGCTGAACTGCATCGACCCGGAGGTCGAGCAGCAGATGAAGGGCGAGGTCGATCGCGCCCTGCGCACCGGCGACACCGTCGGCGGCGTCTTCGAAGTGGTCGCGCACGGCGTTCCCGTCGGCATCGGCACCCACGCCAACTGGGACGAGCGCCTGGACGGTCTGCTCGCCCAGGCAGTCATGAGCCTGCAGGCGGTCAAAGCCGTCGAACTCGGCCGCGGCGTTACCGCTGCCGAAAGCATGGGCTCCACCGTGCACGACGCCATCAGCTATGCCGACGAGGCCAACGGCTCCGGCACCCGCTTCACCCGCGAGCGCAACAACGCCGGCGGCATCGAGGGCGGCATCTCTAACGGCGAAGACGTAACCGTACGCGGCTACCTGAAGCCAATCAGCACTCTCCGCCGGCCGCTCGGCTCCGTCAGCTTCGAAAGCCGCGAACCGGTCAAGGCGGCCTACGAGCGCAGCGACGTCTGCGTGGTGCCAGCCGCCGGCGTGGCCGCGGAAGCCATGGTCGCCCTCACCCTGGCGCGCCTCATGCTCGAAAAGTTCGGCGGCGACAGCCTGCAGGAAACCTCCCGCAACCTGAAGAGCTACCGCGAACAGCTCGCCGCCTACTAA